The Anabrus simplex isolate iqAnaSimp1 chromosome 1, ASM4041472v1, whole genome shotgun sequence genome window below encodes:
- the okr gene encoding DNA repair and recombination protein RAD54-like, whose product MRRSHAPSQAGKRRLEDEVVQRTSKRGYNKDTKLVSRQPLHELSSQKPDGGLVTPERISFHEELIRKILSKPFKIPIPNYQGSSLSRSLGLAKNRCRRALHDPFEPGALVLYSPPELSAHDKLKVDPEKQPVHVVVDPVLSNILRPHQREGVKFMYDCVTGKCIENAFGCIMADEMGLGKTLQCITLMWTLLRQGPDCKPLIDKAIVVAPSSLVKNWYNEIHKWLSGRVNALAIDSGGKDQIDKDLRGFMQTVGRKPVNPILIISYETFRLHAHVLHQGEVGLVLCDEGHRLKNCENQTYQALMGLNAKRRVLLSGTPIQNDLLEYFSLVHFVNQGILGTAQEFRKKFENPILRGQDADATDDERQKGQACLEELATIVNRCLIRRTSALLSKYLPVKIEQVICVKLSPTQLGIYQDFINCDAIKSTVRGSGKVSLSALSSITSLKKLCNHPDLVYDKIESRSEGFEKALEHLPAKYDAKKVLPELSGKLMVLDCLLAVIKTTTTDKVVLVSNYTQTLDLFERLSRMRNYPYVRLDGTMTIKKRAKVVERFNDPSSPDFIFMLSSKAGGCGLNLIGANRLVMFDPDWNPANDDQAMARVWRDGQRKQCFIYRLLCTGTIEEKIFQRQAHKKALSSCVVDNEEDVARHFSLSDLRDLFKLEGNTLSDTHDKFKCTRCINRIQVKPPPEDSDCTSDLSCWNHCADKKGLVDVVLKQCWDAGVSFVFHHRSHEPKLVP is encoded by the coding sequence ATGCGCCGAAGTCATGCTCCTAGCCAAGCAGGGAAACGACGTTTGGAAGATGAAGTGGTCCAGCGCACATCAAAGAGAGGTTATAACAAGGATACGAAGCTCGTATCCCGTCAACCTCTACATGAACTGTCTTCACAGAAGCCTGATGGAGGTTTGGTTACTCCAGAGCGCATCTCTTTTCACGAAGAGCTGATACGTAAAATTTTATCGAAACCTTTCAAAATCCCTATTCCAAATTATCAAGGTTCATCATTATCTCGTTCATTGGGGCTTGCAAAGAATCGTTGTAGAAGAGCGCTGCACGACCCATTCGAACCAGGAGCGTTGGTGTTGTACTCACCTCCAGAACTAAGTGCCCATGATAAATTGAAAGTTGATCCTGAAAAACAGCCAGTTCACGTTGTTGTGGATCCAGTGCTGTCCAACATCTTGCGACCGCATCAACGAGAAGGTGTCAAGTTCATGTATGACTGTGTTACTGGGAAGTGTATTGAAAATGCGTTTGGATGTATTATGGCTGATGAAATGGGTCTCGGTAAAACTCTCCAGTGCATTACTCTGATGTGGACCTTATTACGACAGGGGCCGGATTGTAAACCTTTGATTGATAAAGCTATTGTTGTAGCCCCTAGTAGCTTGGTTAAGAATTGGTATAATGAAATTCATAAGTGGTTGTCTGGTCGTGTGAACGCTTTGGCTATCGATAGTGGAGGTAAAGATCAGATTGACAAGGACTTGAGGGGATTTATGCAAACTGTGGGAAGGAAGCCAGTTAATCCTATACTCATCATTTCATATGAAACTTTTCGCCTGCATGCTCATGTGTTACATCAAGGAGAGGTCGGTTTGGTTTTATGTGACGAAGGACATCGCTTAAAGAATTGTGAGAATCAAACTTATCAAGCACTTATGGGACTTAATGCAAAGAGACGTGTATTGCTGTCTGGTACTCCTATTCAGAATGATTTACTAGAATACTTCAGCCTGGTTCACTTCGTAAATCAGGGTATCTTGGGTACTGCACAAGaatttcggaagaagtttgaaaatcctatATTACGTGGTCAGGATGCAGATGCTACTGATGACGAACGACAGAAAGGACAAGCTTGTTTGGAAGAACTGGCTACTATAGTGAATAGGTGCCTTATTCGTCGTACGTCGGCATTACTGTCTAAATATCTACCAGTGAAAATTGAACAAGTAATTTGTGTCAAACTTAGCCCCACGCAACTTGGTATCTACCAAGATTTCATAAACTGTGACGCTATCAAGAGCACTGTCAGAGGTAGTGGCAAAGTGAGCCTCTCCGCATTGTCATCCATCACATCACTGAAGAAGTTGTGCAATCATCCAGATTTAGTGTATGACAAGATTGAGAGCAGAAGTGAAGGTTTCGAGAAAGCATTGGAGCATTTACCAGCCAAGTACGATGCTAAAAAAGTTCTGCCAGAGTTGTCTGGGAAGTTGATGGTGCTGGACTGCTTATTGGCTGTCATCAAGACCACTACTACTGATAAAGTAGTTCTGGTTTCGAATTACACACAAACATTAGATTTGTTTGAGAGACTGAGCAGGATGCGTAATTACCCCTATGTTCGTTTGGATGGTACCATGACCATCAAGAAGAGAGCCAAAGTAGTGGAACGGTTCAATGATCCCTCGAGTCCTGACTTCATTTTCATGCTGAGTTCTAAGGCTGGTGGCTGCGGATTGAACTTGATCGGTGCCAACAGACTGGTGATGTTTGATCCCGACTGGAACCCAGCCAACGATGACCAGGCGATGGCTCGCGTGTGGCGAGATGGACAGCGCAAGCAGTGCTTCATCTACCGTCTCTTATGCACGGGCACTATTGAAGAAAAGATCTTTCAGCGTCAGGCACACAAGAAGGCGCTCAGTTCGTGTGTTGTCGACAACGAGGAAGACGTGGCGAGACATTTCAGCCTCTCCGATCTCCGCGATCTTTTCAAGCTGGAAGGGAATACGCTAAGTGATACGCACGATAAGTTTAAGTGTACTCGGTGTATAAATCGTATCCAAGTGAAGCCCCCGCCTGAGGATAGTGATTGTACGTCAGATTTATCGTGTTGGAACCACTGTGCAGACAAGAAGGGTTTGGTTGACGTGGTGCTCAAACAGTGTTGGGATGCTGGTGTGTCGTTTGTGTTCCATCATCGATCACATGAACCAAAGCTTGTTCCATAA